In Lagenorhynchus albirostris chromosome 1, mLagAlb1.1, whole genome shotgun sequence, the sequence GCTGGCGAGTCGGGGCAGTCCCTCCAGGCTGGAGATGGTCGGGGTTTTCTGCGTTCACACCAGGACCGCCTGGGGGCTGCAGGAGGCCCGCCACCCGTGCACAGCCGGgtgcacgtgtatgtgtgtgtgtcagagggaGAAACACCTGCCGACGGGAAAAGGGGCTCCTCCAGGGCCAGCACTGGGGGCCCCGTAGCTGGTGCAAGGCCGACGCACAGAGACCTGCAGACACACTGCGCGTGCCGACCGGACCCAGGGCCGCCCTCCCGCTCCCCACACTCACTGGGTGAGGAGTACCGGGCGCTGCCCGGGCGGGCCCTGCTGAAGGGCTGGCGGGGGGGCGTGGTGGCGTTGGCGGCCTTCCTGGCCGTGGCCCGAGCCTCGGCCACGGCGGGCTTGCGGCCGGCGCAGTACAACTCGACGCTGCGGCCGGAGAAGCCGGCGCGGGTGGGGGCCGCCTCCGAGTCGCTGGGCCCTGTGAAGGAGCCGGCCCGCTTCCGGGGCATCGCCAGGATGTCCAGGCGTGACAGCTTCTTGGCCTGCTCGGCAGCCGGCTGCCCCGCCGGCTCGGGATTGGCCGGGGGCCCCCGTTCGCCATCTGCGGCCTCTGTGTCCGAGGCATCCCCCAGCCGGGCCCGCCTCAGCCGGGAGGCCCGCGTGGGCCGTGGGGCGGACAAGCTGTTGGAGCGGGTCAGCGCCTGCTGCACCTTCTGGAGGCCGGCTGAGCCGCGGCTCTGCTCTTCCCGGGCAGCAGGGGACGGCGGTGGGGCCGTGGGTTTCCGGCGAGGCCCCCGCCGCCCTGCCCCCACGGCCCCGGAGGTCTCGTGGTCAGAAGTGACCGTGTCCACACCGGGCAGGTGGGCAAGGCTGGAGCCTCGTTCCTCATCGGGCCAGTCCAGGGACCCTTGGGGCCCGTGGCCACGCCGTGCGGCCAGGCGCCTTGCCGGCTCCCCGCGTCCCGCGTCCACTGGGCCCGGCGGGCGACGCTGCTTCTCTGAGAGACGCTCGCGGGCGCTGCTCAGGCCGACACCCCCCACATCCTGCGCTGCCGGCGGGGACGGCGGCTTCTCCTTCTGCAGCCCCGAGGGCTGCGGGCTGGGCCCGTTCTTGCCGCTGAGAAGACTGACGGTGCTGGCCGTGTCCACGTCGGAGTCCCCGGACAGGGAGTCCTCTGGCGGCCCAGGGGCGCCGCCCAGCTCACCCTCCGGCTCCTCCACGGACTTGGAGAGCAGTCTGGCCTCCAGGGCGGCCAGCGCCGTCTCTGTCTCCTTCAGGATCAGGTGGGTGTCCTGAGGGTGCAGGTCCATGCGTGAGGCCCGGGCTGCGGCCAGGTCCTGCAGGAGGGGGTGGGTGCTAATGTACGGCAGCTGGCCAGGAGCTGCGGGGCCGCTGGCCGGCTCCTTGGTGAAGCTCTCCTGCCGGACGAACGCCGGGGCCTCCTTGgtgggggccggggcggggccctCAGGCTCCGGGGGCTGCCCTGTCCGCAGCTGGATGACCATCCTCCCACTGGTGCTGACGTACACGCTGTCCCGTGTCGGGGGGCTGGGCTGCGCTGCCCGCCCCGGGCCCTCCACCTGCCCTGGGGCCACAGTCGCTTTCCTGGGGAAGGCCACCTCCCCGTTCTGGTCCCCAGCGAAGAATGAGGTGGGAGCCGGCTCCCCAGGGGCCCTCGGTGAGCGCCGGCCCCTTGTCCACGCCGGTCCCTCCTGGGGGCTCCCGCGTCTTTCTTCCTGCAGGCCCCCGCCTGGCTCAGGGCCCCGGCCTCCGTCCGACCCACTGGCGTCACTGAGGCTGTCGGGCTCCAGGTCTTCCTGTCCCAAGAGGCCGGCCTGCTCGCTGCCCAGCTCTGGCGGCCCCGGCCCGCTCCTCCTGGTGGCCTCGGGGCCGGCGGGGCTGTCCGCCCTGTCGCTGGGCAGCTGTGGGAGCAGCCTTCGCTGGCGCACAGGCAGGGCCCCCTCCAGCTCTCTGGCTCTGCGCCCGGGGCCGTCGTCTGGAAGACAAGGGGGCTGGTTCGAGTGAGCGCTGCCCGCGGGCCCACACGAGGAGCCGGCCCTCCCCCGGGCACAGTGGCCTGCGCTCGCGTCTGCCTAGCTGGTGGCCTCgggctgccccctccctgctgcGGCACTGGGGCCACTTACCTGACAGGCCCGGGTCCGAGTAGCTGTCGGCCAGACTGGCCCAGCGGGACACCCACTTCTGACCCCCGGGGGAGCCCGGTACTGGGAGGCCCTACGGAGAGGAGGGCAGGAGCGTGTCCGCGGCAGGGAGAGACAGGAGCCCCACGGGGaggtgctgggggcaggagggggcgaGGCAGCCCGCCCCAACACCTGCCCCCCAACAGAAGCAGCCAGAGGACCCCCGTGGCCTCACCTGGCTTGCGTAACTACCCACGTCTCAGCCCGGCTCAGTGGCTTGGAGGTCAGCGGTCCCTGCCCCCCCAAGACTCAGCCGGGCCCCGCCCGTGGGCACATACACGCAGGCACCCCCGACCCTCTGCACAGGTGGGCGCCAGGACCTGGAGCCCACAGCTCGGGCAGGACCAGAGCCTTCGAGTGCATACAGGACGCAGTGACCGGGGCCCCGGCCCAGATGCTGTCCTCTCCCCGCCCAGTCCCTCCCCAGGGACGTGTCTGGGCTCAGTCCCACACACCTGGAGCTCCACCGGGGGGGTTCCAACCCCGCCCACTGGCCGGGAGGCAAACTCCTGCAGCAAGGCCATCCGCTGGGCCACTCCGTCACCGGACTCTTCTCTGTCCCCTCTGATAACTGGACGGAAGGCGGCCGAGGACGCCCTGGAGAGCTCAGGGGACTCCCGTACCCCAAAGACCTGCCGGGAGGGACAGCCGGGCAGCAGGTCAGAGCCCGCGCCCGAGGCCGGCCTCCCGGGCTCCGGCTGCAGCACGCCCACCTGGTCGATCATCCGGCGGGCCTCCTCCACCTCCCGGTCCTGCGCCTCCGTGTCGATGGTGTAGGTCCCTGCGTCACTGAGGCTGTCGTCCTCctcctgcttgcgtgcctttgTCACTTGGGGGTCAGCAgggggtggcggcggcggcgagggGGCCGCGGGGCTGGCCCCGCGGGGTAGCGGGGGGGCGGGCGGCGTCGGGGGCGTCTTCTCGGGGCCTGACCGGGCAGCCGGGGAGCCGTCCCGCAGGCACTGGGCCATGAAGTCCTGGGCCAGGCGGGAGCGGCGCCCCACGCTGCCGAAAGGGCGAGCCGGGGCCCGGGCGGCGGGCGAGGGGCCGCCCAGCCGCTCCTCCGCCTTCTCCCGCTTGAGAGAGCCGGCCCGCTGCGGCCCCGAGCTGCCGCCCGCCCCCCGGGTcgaggccggggcgggggcggccggGCGGTCCCTGTCGGTCGGCCCGGGGCCGCGGCGCCTGTCGGGCCTGGGGTCCCCGGGCGGCGTGTGCGTGAAGGACTGGGAACGCTTCTTGCGGGGCGTGTCCTCGTCGAAGAATTCGATGACGAACGCCTGCTGGCCGTGCAGCAGCTCCTGGGGGTCCCGCCTGAGCTGCCTCTGTAGCCGCACCTGCTCCCCGCCAGCCTCCGAGGGGACCCCAGCTGCCCCGGCCGCCTGGGCCATGGGGTCCTCCGAGTCGCTCTGTGTGCCGTCCTCGTGCTTGTGgcctggagggggcgggggcccGATGCATGAGGCCGAGGGAAAGGAGACGCCCGGGGGTCGACACACAACCACCGCCGTCGTGTGGTCGGGGACACACTGCCCCACCATGGACCCAGCCCACATGGCCCAGAGAAGCAACAGGACCAGGCCGGACGGCCCCCGACAGGGCAGGCGGCTCTCGGGCAATGTAAACGGACCCGGGAGACGAGGCCACCGAGGCGAGGGCGGGCAGCCGTGCACTCACCCTTCAGGGTGCGCGTGTGCACCGGCAGGTCGCTTTTGGTGCTGTGCCGGTCATCGGCGGGGCCGGCCCGGTGCAGCAGGCTGGGGTCGCTCTGCACCAGCCAGTCGGCCACCTTGGTCTCCGCAGAGACCACCTCGATGGCTGTGGGCTCCTTGCCAGGGGGCCGGCGCTGGCGAAGGGAGAACTTGGTGACGTGGTCCTTGATCTTGACCTTGCCGGGGCTGCAGTCGTCAAACTCGATGGTGAAGCAGGCGTGGCTCTGCACCACGGGggccaccccgcccccgcccgcctccGCATCCCTGGTAGGCGCCTCGTGTGCCGGCACCTCTGGGGCCCGCGACGGGGGGACCTCCTTGGTGGGGATCTCGAAGTAGCTGGGCTCCCGCCGGAACGAGTAGCCCTGCGGCTCCGCGGGGGCCCGGAAGGCGGCCGTCGTCCCCACGAGGTCACTGTCCCGCTGAGCCAGCTCCTTGGGCCGCTCTGTGGGGGAACACGTGCTCAGGCCAGGCACGTGCTCATGGTGGCTCCCTCGCCCCACCCACCTCCGCGAGGACCGTGGGCGCCATGTCTCCCTGCCCACGGCCCCGCTGAGGGCACCTCCAGAGCAGGCTGCCCTCCAGGACTTACCCGTGTCGGGCTCATCCTGGCGCCGCTCCTCGGGCGGGCTGCTACCATCGTCCTCACCCCACCAGGAGGGCTGCCCGTACAGGGGTGTGCGGTAGGCCGCCGCCTCTGCAGAGGAAGAGTTGGAGCCTGGGTCCCTGTGGCCCCGGCACGGACAGGGGCGGAGACCCGGAGCTGGGGAAGGTGCTGGGGCCTGCAGGGGGCCCCGGCACCACCGCCCAGCTCGGGTCTGCAGCTGCCCAGAACCTTCGCCAGCCACCCTGAGCCCCATTTCTGCAACCCTGGTGGGTGACAACGGCAGTGACAACCTCCCCATGGGGTGGCTGTTCCAGGGAGGCGTGTCCCTGGGGTTGCACTGTCCTTAGCACTGCGGCCCTGGGGCAGGCAATCCCTTGAGCCCGGCCTGGGCCCTCTGCCCCTAGGGCCTGCCCGACAGAGGGGCGGGAGGACAGCAGCGAGCCCCACCCAGGGCTGGCCTCTCCCCCAGGGCCTGTAAACGGTTCGGGTCACTAATAGGTGACCTGGGGCTGAGAGCCACTGCGCTCTGACTGAACCACGTGGGGCAGGCGGCTGTTTCTACAGGGGTGCAGGAGCGCAGGGGCGGCTGTTTCTACAGGGGTGCAGGAGCGCAGGGGCGGCTGTTTCTACAGGGGTGCAGGAGCGCAGGGGCGGCTGTTTCTACAGGGGTGCAAGAGCACAGGCACACGTGCTGGGGGGCTGTGCGGGGAGGGGAACGTGTGTACGTCGGGGTGAAAGGTCAGCTCCTGGATGAGGTGGACCAAGGCCTGTGTGCACACCCCTGTCCCTCCCGCACCCCTCTGCACACCATCCTACCTGGCCCCGGTCTCCGGTCCCCCCTCTCTGGCCTGGGGTTCACGGCCTCGCAGTAAGGCGCCTGCTCCAGCACAGCCTCGCCCGTCTTGGGCGCCGGGCTCTTGACGCTCACCTGCAGCTGGCTGGTGTACTTCTCGTGCTGTGGGCAGCGGCTGGGGTGAGGCGCGTCCTCGGCAGGACGCCCCCGCCCAGGGCACCTGCGTGGCCTCTCCTCTGCCCCACAGTGGCATGAGGTCCCCCTCACAACCCCCGCGGAGCAGACAGCCTAAGACCTGCCCGTGTCACGAGGCTCGAAGCTGGGGGGCCGCACCCAAGGCTGGGGGCATCCTCAGGGCCACAAGCTTCCAGGAGGGAGTGGACAGCAGCCGTCAGAGGGGAGACTGCCACCCACAGGCCCCTCCAGAGAGGGGGTGGGACAGCCCTCAGGagcagtgggaggtggggagcagCAGCCTGTCCGTGCGTGCGCATGCGCGTGTGCGTGCGCTTGTGCGTGCCGGGCCCCACCTGGCTGAGCTCGGCGGTCATCGGCCCTGcccctcactggctgtgtgactctaGGCAGGCCACCCACGCTCCCTGTGCTGCCCATGGTTACTTTGGAAAATGGGACTAagcctcccccccaaccccccgccaTGGGGCTCCTGGGTGCGGCTCTGGGCAGGGTCCCCTGAGTCTGCTCCATGACGCCTGCACAACGGAgcaaggggaaaggagaggctCCACCTGCCATGACCGACCCTGGGACCTTCGAGCCCCAGCTGAAGGAAGGGTGCTCGAGGGTGTCCCTCACCCAGGACCTCCCACGAGGCTGTCCCCAAAGGCTGCCTCCCTGCTAGCCTCCGGCCTGCTCCTGGCCACCTCCACCCATGGTAGCCCGATCAGGGTCCTCCTGGTACCCAAGATGCTGGGTGGGCCcgggccctccctcccacccaccccctcctgctGGGCAAAGCAGCCTCCTCTGGGGCTCCAGCCACACCCGCCATCTGTGACTGCATCAGCCGGGGGTGCGGTGGGGCGGGTCGCCTGACTATCTTCCCCACCTGCCCGACTGGGCCATCCGGCAGGGCAGGCCAAACCAGGCTGACGCACAGCGGCCCAGAGGCCTGGGGGAGATGGGCAGTGGGAAGCGGAGGGCTGTGGGGACACAGGGATGCAGGGGCCCCAGGCCAAGCACCAGTACTGACCCTGAGCGCCTCCTCAGGGACGCGGTGCTGCACCCGCTCCAGCACGTACATGTTGGAATGTGACAGCGCGTTAAGGAGAACAGGATGCAGGAAGGGGGCGGGGCCCTCGGGCCCAGGCGTGGTGGATGAAGAGGGAAGGCGGGCTGGGCGGAGCGCTGGTGCAGATGCCTGCAAACTTCCCCCAACGTGTGTGCACTGGCCATGCGTCCACACTGCAGGGACAGCCCGCAGGCCGTGTTGTCCCCGGTCAGGGGACAGGACAGAGGCTGCTCCAGGCCACCGCACACACGTACCTTAGGTCTGCGGGGATGCTCTCCACCCCACTTTCAGCCCAGGAGCCCAGCAGGGCCCCAGAGGCCATGCCGCCTGCATCCAGCTCCAGTGCCCGTCCCAGACCACCCCTCAGCCCCCGGCCTCCTGAGGCTTCAGGGTGCGGAGGGCCTGAGCCAGCCGCTGGGTCCACACCCGCCAGCGGGTGTGCCCAGGGCGGAGGCATGGCCCCCACTCACCCACGTCCTGAGCACAGAAAGCCATGCCTGGGCGGCCCCCAGAAACACCAGGACTCCGGGTCCTGGGAAAGTTTTCCCATTCCTTGGGCTCTCTGTGAGCTCAGCCCCGAGTGTGGGCAGAAGGTGTCCGTGGCTGGGGCCTTGGCTGGGGGGCAGGCGGCGGCAGGGGCTGGAGTTCAGGGCGGAGCCTAGCCCGGGCTTCACCCTCCTGTCTCTAACCCCCTGAGGCCCCCACCCACTTCCAGCATAACAGGGCGACTGAGGCCCTGGGGACAGAGGGGGAGGCCAGGAGGGGTGAGCGCCCCCGGAAGGATATCGTAGCCGAATCGGATGACGTCGTTGAGCTTCAGCGTAACGTACTTCTGGTCCGGGATGCGCACGTCGTTCACGAATGTCTGCGGAGTAGGCAGGTGGCGGAGATGAGCCGGGGCAGGCGGGCCGGCGACTCTGGAGGCCCCAGAAGTGGACCACCAGGCCCTCCTGTGCTGCTCTGGGCCCGGCACCGTCCTCCCAGCACGGGTGCACCAGCCTCACACCCCAACGGGACCACAGGACAGACGGCCGCAGGAGGACCGGCCGAGGGGGCCGAGGCGCCAGACCCCACCCAGCACCCAGGGACCCTGACACAGCCCCACAAGCACAGAACCCACGGACACCCTGTGAGGCGGCCCCTTCTCTCATCCACACAGAGCTTCGTGCCGGCCCCCAAAGCCCCCAGGAGCAGCGAGGCACTCCCACAGGGTGGCCCCGGGGCAAGGCCGGTCAGACGTGTGccgagggaggaggggctgagcGGGCAGAGACCCCAGCAGAGCCTGAGACCCTCGGCTGGGGGCACTCTGAGGGGGACGGGGGGGGTGGCAGCCAGCACTTGCTGGTGTGCTCACAGGGCCGAGGCAGAGCCAGCCTGAGGCTGCTGTGGGACCCCAAGCTCAGGACGCAGGGCGTCAGACTTcacaggctgggggagaggggggaagggCCCTCCTCAGCTGGTATAAGGGGGTGGAGGCTGGTcgtttgttttcttactgaaaCAGCCTCCCAGGCCAGGAGACCAAACACAGAAAGAACAAGGCACCCAGACAGGTGTTGGACCCTGGAGAGAGCCCCGCCCTGTCCCTCCCGCCCTGCCTCCACCTGAACCCCTCTCTGCTCCTGCAGCCAGGAACTTCCTCTTGGTCACCTCCTTGTCCCTGCTGCCCCCAACTCACAGAAGAGCTCACATATACCCCTTAGGACAGGGTACCCCAGCACAGCCCCATCCGTCACAGGAGCCCCATTTCCCAGCCTGCAGGAGGTCCCATTGcctcccctgcccaccagagggctcacTTCCCTCCTCACCCAGCAGgcagccccacctcccagaggccctACCCAGTGGGAGCCCTCCCAAGGAGGCCACCGGAGCAGGAGGTCCTGGCGGGAGCCAGGTGGGGACAAAGCAGAGGCGTGGGGCAGTGATGAGGGGGGCAGACCCAGGGTGAGGATGGAGCTGGGGCAGCGCCAGCACTGAGGGAGGGGTCATGAACGGGGGTGGGGTCGTCACTAGGGGGAGGGCCATGGAGGGGATGGAGCCATGGGGGGCCCAGCCGGAGTGGGGAACCAACGCAGAGGGGTGTGGCCATGAGGGGGTGGTGCCAGCACCATGGGAGGGGTCATGGAGGGGTGGGGCCAGCACAGGGGGTGGGGCCAGCACAGGGGGCGGGCCCTGGAGAGGAGCAGGGGGTGGGGCCACAATATGGGGTGGAGCCAGGGTGTGGGTGGAACTGGGCTGGGAAGAGGGGTGGGGCCAGCACGAAGGCCCTGCACTCACCCCATTGAGGCTGCCCAGGTCCTTGACCCAGTGCTCGTCCCTGTCTCGGTCATAGTTGATGACAGCGTGCTGCTTGTCCACACTGCGGGACTGGGGAGACACACAAAGCCTCGGGTGGCCGACCGGGCCAGGCGGCCCAGGAGGTGGAGGCACCCCGCAGGAGGCCCTGCTCCCCACTCtccaaccctcccccaccccatcacaATACCACCACCAGGCCCCTGGCCACGCAGCCCATGAGGTCCCACCCACGCCTCCACACCTCAAGCGTGTGTGCCCCAGAAGGCCCACCCAGGCCTGACCCGGCCAGCCGTCCTGGCCACGGAGCAGGCCGCGGGgttccccctgccccagcctgcctcccgggcccctcccgttgtgacCAGCCCTCCACGGCACCAGGAAGCCAGTGCCCCCGCTGCCATCCCAGCCACTGCTCCTGGGTCAGcgtgggaggggctgggaatgCTCGGAAGATCTGGGACACGCTGTTCACTCCCAAGGGCAGGCCAGGCTGGACGGGGGCGGCAGGACCAAAGGGCTGTGGGTGCTCGGGGAAGccctcccccaccagcccagcccaccGCCCACACCTCACTGCTGGAGGCCCCGTGGGTCTGGGTGGCAGctgcgcccctcccccaccacctgaggagcccaggcctggggcagccccaggaaacacCGGCAGGACCGCCAACCGTGGGGTGCGGGGGCCCAGCCCTGGGCAGATGACAGTACCTGCCCGGCAGGGCTCCCACGAGACACCCAGGACCCCCACTTCCAGAGCATGTCACGGGAACGACGGGACCCACACACTCGCTCCCCACCGCCTGGGACAGGATGGCCCGGCCCTTGGGAGGGTGAGCCAGCACCTGAGTCCCTGCGTCACCACCCGCCACCACCTTCTCAGTTCTCACAGGTGAGtgcccagacccctcccccagccagagGCCACCTCCACGGAGCCACTTTCTCTGATTCTCTCCACCTACCCAGCACCCCCGGCACCGTCCAGAAATGGCCAGTTTCCGGGGGGTGGGGCCCAATACCCTCCCCCGAGGACTGGAGCTCCCAGGCCTGGGCCTCCCTCACCCAGAGACAGGAGCGCacagcagggtggggtggggtggggtggacatGGGCTCTGGCCGAGGtgccagggcagggcctggcaagGAGACGGCAGCAGGCAGGCCTGTGAGGGCTCCAGCCTCTCCTGGGCTCAGAGGCCTGCGGTGGCTGGCTTCATGCACAGTGAtgctgcagcagcagcggccCGGCCCACTCCTCATGCTGCCACGGACCCTGGGTCCTCCAGAGGGAGCAGGGGTGCAGGGGAGGCTTCAAGGCGGGCGCAGAGTCTGCGGGGCCAGCCGGGGCCTCCTGGACACAGAGGCCAGCCCGGAGCCGCCTGCCCCAGCACCACCCCCGTGAGCCAGGGGAAGCACGGGCCTCCCTCCCCGGGAAGTCCCCAGGGCTGATCCTGGCGGGCTCCAGCGCCAACTCACCTGCCTCCCAAAGCAACGGGTCTCTGGCGAGGCGAGTCTGACCTTGAGACCCCCTGCCCCGCGCCCCCGGCCTCCTCTCTTTCCCCGTCCCGAATTCCTCAAAGTCGGCACCCACAGCTAGACAGCTCCGGGCCACCCTGGCCGCAGCCTGTGCCCCGGACGTGGGCACCACCTCCTCCACTGGACTCTCCCGCTGGGCCCCGAGCCAGCCCTTCCCACTGTCCTGGCCCAGGCAGGGTGGAGGCAGGGCACGCTGGGGGGGCCCACACGCCCTCCTCTGGGCCTCGGTCTCCCGGCTGCAGGTGCTGGCAGAGCGGCCCCAGGCCCCGGGCCCCGGGAGGCCTAGACAAGGATCAGCAGGTGTCCCAGGGGCCTGCGTGCTCGGGCTCGCCCCACCGCAGGCCAGGGAGCTGCCCCTCTGGGTGGCCCCGTGGGTCAGGCATTCCTTAGAGTCCAGCCTGGCAGCTGGGAGGCCTGGGGCTCACTGAGGGGCTGCGCCCCCTCCGTGCCCAGCCACCTGCCCACCTCAGCCCTGCCCAACACCTGGATGCCACTGGGGCCGGACTCTGCCCTCCACGTGGCCGGGTATCGGGCTCCCGGGGACCGCAGGCCTGAGAGGGGCTGCTGGTGGCTGCACACCGGGACATGGCGGGACGGGGGCTCTGCTCGGCCTGAGGCAGACGTGGTGGCCGACAGCAGGAAGGCGCTCTGTGCCTCAGGCTTGACCACTACCTTTGCCAAGGTGTGGCCCCTAGAGGGGCTTCTGGGCTGACCTTTCCGGCCTGAacaccttctctccctctccaagTTTCAGACCTCCAACTCAAGCCCAGCCTGGCCAAACCCAATTCCTCCTCCCTGCCCGCCTGGCCCTTCAGCCTCCCTGGGGAAGGCCACCGACCAAGCCCCCAACGGCCCCGGCTGCTCTGGCCACACCCCCTCAGCCCCAGGCAGCAGCACCCCTCAATCTGCCCCCCGCCTGCATCCCGcagccctccccagccctccctctcGCCGCTCTGCCCTGGCCTGCCTGCTGGCCAGACACTTTGCCCCTGCAGGTGCCATGCCCTCTCCTGGGCCACGCTCTCCCGGTGCCCACCTTCCCTTTCCCAGCAAGACACCCCCCTAcctcgcccccccccccccgccttgcTCAGCCCCAGGCTCCCCGACGCTTGTACCCAGAGCCTgggctgccccaccccctccccagactGCCGAGAGCCAGGAGCCCTGGGCACAGGCAGGAAGGGTCCCGCAGCCAgagcccgccctccctccctccctctcggcCCAAGCCCAGGTGCCCAGAGGCTGGAAGCCCACGCCAGAGGGGGCGGTGGCCCCTTGGCCCAGGCGGGACTCAAGACTTAGAAGGACACGAAGCAGGCCACGTGGCAAGTGGAGCGGATGGGGCGCAGACACGTAAAATAGCTGTAAGAGACTCCAAACACACGGACTTTTGGAAAAGGACCTAATGGTCTGTAGGCACTTTAAAGCGGGGTAAAGATGTGCTTCCAAAGCTTGGCTCTGACGCCCTCCAGGAGCGAAAGCCCCGCCCAGCATCTGCCCTCCAGGAGCGAAAGCCCCGCCCAGCATCGGGCAGCGGCCCAAACCCCAGGCTCGGGGCACACCCTCCTGCCAGCTCACACCCAGCGCCACCCCAGCGGGGCCACAGCGCCCACGACCTGCGTGTGTGCAGGGGGATCCCGAGCTGGGTCTCTGGGCCGCGGTTTCCGGGTAAGGATGTGTGCAGATGAATCCCAGCTGTCACCCCTCCCACGTGGCAAGCCAGGTGAAGGCAGAGAAGACACCTTGCCACAAACACGCACaggctctctctctcacacacagacatgtacaacacccacacacatgtgcacacgtgCACCCGTGCGCATACGTGTTTGCGTGCGCACACGTGTGCACAGACGTGTGCCGACGCACAGGTACTCGCCCGCGCACatccacacatgtacacacacacacacacacgccctgcACCAGAGCCCAGGGACACAGGGGCAGGAGCCACAGCAGGCAGCCTGGGCTCGGGCGCCAGGCAGACCTGGGCCCATGTCCCCGCTCACGTCCTCACTGGCCCAGCTTGTGCCAGGCTCGCCCGGGGGGCCAGGACCCCTGGCGAGTGGGCGGCCCGGTGGGAGAGCGTGGCGGCACGAGGCCAGGCTGGCGACTCTGCCTCTGGGACACAGCGCCCCCCCCCAGATCCACACGTGGGCGCTCCTGCCTGGGCTGTGGTGCAGCCTCCTGGACGGCCCCTGTTCCCCAGCCACGTCTCCTCGCGCCGCACTGCCTCACCCTCCCCACCGGGCAGAGGGCCCCCCCGCCAGCCCCCCTGCCAGCACcgcccctcccactccccagctCTCAGCACAACGTCGCCATGTCCAGTCGGCCCCAGAGGCCCCCCCCCCCGATCCCAAACCCGGTGCCGCCTTTGGGTTTGGCTCCTGGGGGGTCACCTGGCTCCTGCTTATGTGTTTGTGGGCGGCCCAGCCCTGGAATGGAGACCCCAGGCTCCAGCGTGGGGCCAGTGACCATCGAGTGACAAATGTGGGAATGGACACAAGGACACACAGAGGGCAGGCCAGGGTGCTCCGGGAGCACGTggcagggagagggtggggaCGGGGCGGGCGTGGATGATCTCGGAAAGccaggcaggtggggagaggcTGTGGCCCCCAGGAGGCCTAGTGGCCGGGGGTACCTATCCCTGCACCCGGGGATGCCTGAGgcatgagggagggagagggaaggtcgGGGTTTGCCCCTGAACACCTGGCGGGGTCGGAGAAGGGGGTTTGTTCGGCACCAGGCTCGGGCCGCCTCTGAGGTGCCCAGGAGCTGATGACGCGCGAGACTGGGGACAGCACGGTGACAGACACCATTTGCATCACGTGAGCAGAGGTGGAAACCGAGGCTGTGGGTATGGACAggacctccagggaggggtcACGTACACCCAGAGCCCAGGCCAAGTGGGAAAGCTGCAGGGGCCGCCAGGCAGGCGCCAAGAGGCCCGGGAGCCTGGAGCTGCCATCCTAGGGAGAAGctgtgggggggcaggggggacggCGTGTGCAGTGGCCATCCGGGCGGTGG encodes:
- the CEP170B gene encoding centrosomal protein of 170 kDa protein B isoform X6, which translates into the protein MSATSWFLVSGSGTRHRLPRELIFVGRDECELMLQSRSVDKQHAVINYDRDRDEHWVKDLGSLNGTFVNDVRIPDQKYVTLKLNDVIRFGYDSNMYVLERVQHRVPEEALRHEKYTSQLQVSVKSPAPKTGEAVLEQAPYCEAVNPRPERGDRRPGPEAAAYRTPLYGQPSWWGEDDGSSPPEERRQDEPDTERPKELAQRDSDLVGTTAAFRAPAEPQGYSFRREPSYFEIPTKEVPPSRAPEVPAHEAPTRDAEAGGGGVAPVVQSHACFTIEFDDCSPGKVKIKDHVTKFSLRQRRPPGKEPTAIEVVSAETKVADWLVQSDPSLLHRAGPADDRHSTKSDLPVHTRTLKGHKHEDGTQSDSEDPMAQAAGAAGVPSEAGGEQVRLQRQLRRDPQELLHGQQAFVIEFFDEDTPRKKRSQSFTHTPPGDPRPDRRRGPGPTDRDRPAAPAPASTRGAGGSSGPQRAGSLKREKAEERLGGPSPAARAPARPFGSVGRRSRLAQDFMAQCLRDGSPAARSGPEKTPPTPPAPPLPRGASPAAPSPPPPPPADPQVTKARKQEEDDSLSDAGTYTIDTEAQDREVEEARRMIDQVFGVRESPELSRASSAAFRPVIRGDREESGDGVAQRMALLQEFASRPVGGVGTPPVELQGLPVPGSPGGQKWVSRWASLADSYSDPGLSDDGPGRRARELEGALPVRQRRLLPQLPSDRADSPAGPEATRRSGPGPPELGSEQAGLLGQEDLEPDSLSDASGSDGGRGPEPGGGLQEERRGSPQEGPAWTRGRRSPRAPGEPAPTSFFAGDQNGEVAFPRKATVAPGQVEGPGRAAQPSPPTRDSVYVSTSGRMVIQLRTGQPPEPEGPAPAPTKEAPAFVRQESFTKEPASGPAAPGQLPYISTHPLLQDLAAARASRMDLHPQDTHLILKETETALAALEARLLSKSVEEPEGELGGAPGPPEDSLSGDSDVDTASTVSLLSGKNGPSPQPSGLQKEKPPSPPAAQDVGGVGLSSARERLSEKQRRPPGPVDAGRGEPARRLAARRGHGPQGSLDWPDEERGSSLAHLPGVDTVTSDHETSGAVGAGRRGPRRKPTAPPPSPAAREEQSRGSAGLQKVQQALTRSNSLSAPRPTRASRLRRARLGDASDTEAADGERGPPANPEPAGQPAAEQAKKLSRLDILAMPRKRAGSFTGPSDSEAAPTRAGFSGRSVELYCAGRKPAVAEARATARKAANATTPPRQPFSRARPGSARYSSPNVRRRQQGSDCTSTSEEEYGSHHGSPKHARPHASTATQTPRAGSSGRARPRAPGLRDTDDEEEEPDPYGFIVQTAEIAEIARLSQTLVKDVATLAREIHDVAGDGDSPGCPGPAHSPSRASVPGTPASTISAREELVQRIPEASLNFQKVPPSTPRSQDLDQNMNDRCEDPLAGKTRPRNREEVIFDNLMLNPVSQLSQAIRENTEHLAEKMKILFQNTGRAWEDLEARINAENEVPILKTSNKLSTPSWTPVGTWTC